A window from Bos indicus isolate NIAB-ARS_2022 breed Sahiwal x Tharparkar chromosome 1, NIAB-ARS_B.indTharparkar_mat_pri_1.0, whole genome shotgun sequence encodes these proteins:
- the BCHE gene encoding cholinesterase isoform X2, with the protein MSVQSNLQAGAAAAYCISLKYYMISTPCKLYHLCCSESETNMQSRSTVIYIRFVLWFLLLWVLFEKSHTEEDIIITTKNGKVRGMHLPVLGGTVTAFLGIPYAQPPLGRLRFKKPQSLTKWPDIWNATKYANSCYQNTDQSFPGFLGSEMWNPNTDLSEDCLYLNVWIPTPKPKNATVMIWIYGGSFQTGTSSLHVYDGKFLARVERVIVVSMNYRVGALGFLALPGNPEAPGNVGLFDQQLALQWVQKNIAAFGGNPKSVTLFGESAGAASVSLHLLSPESHPLFTRAILQSGSSNAPWAVTSHYEARNRTLTLAKFIGCSRENDTEIIKCLRNKDPQEILRHEVFVVPYGTLLSVNFGPTVDGDFLTDMPDILLQLGQFKKTQILVGVNKDEGTAFLVYGAPGFSKDNNSIITRKEFQEGLKIFFPGVSEFGKESILFHYMDWLDDQRAEKYREALDDVVGDYNIICPALEFTKKFSDMGNNAFFYYFEHRSSKLPWPEWMGVMHGYEIEFVFGLPLERRVNYTKAEEIFSRSIMKRWANFAKYGKY; encoded by the exons ATGTCAGTGCAGTCCAATTTACAggctggagcagcagctgcataCTGCATTTCCCTGAAGTATTATATGATTTCCACTCCTTGCAAACTTTATCATCTTTGTTGCAGTGAGTCGG AAACCAATATGCAGAGCCGGAGTACAGTCATATACATCAGATTTGTCTTGTGGTTCCTTCTGCTCTGGGTACTCTTTGAGAAGTCACACACTGAAGAAGACATCATAATTACCACCAAGAATGGAAAAGTCAGGGGGATGCACTTGCCAGTACTTGGTGGCACAGTAACAGCCTTTCTTGGAATCCCGTATGCACAGCCACCTCTTGGTAGACTACGATTCAAAAAGCCACAATCTTTGACCAAGTGGCCTGATATTTGGAATGCCACAAAATATGCAAATTCTTGTTATCAGAACACAGATCAAAGTTTTCCAGGCTTCCTTGGTTCAGAGATGTGGAACCCAAACACTGACCTCAGTGAAGACTGTTTATATCTAAATGTGTGGATTCCAACACCTAAACCAAAAAATGCTACTGTAATGATATGGATCTACGGTGGTAGTTTTCAGACTGGAACATCATCTTTGCATGTTTATGATGGCAAGTTTCTGGCACGGGTTGAAAGAGTTATTGTGGTTTCAATGAACTATAGAGTGGGTGCCCTCGGATTCTTAGCTTTACCAGGAAatcctgaggcaccagggaatgTTGGTCTATTTGATCAACAGTTGGCTCTTCAGTGGGTCCAAAAAAACATAGCAGCCTTTGGTGGAAATCCTAAAAGTGTAACTCTCTTTGGAGAAAGTGCAGGAGCAGCTTCAGTTAGCCTTCATTTACTTTCTCCTGAAAGCCACCCGTTGTTTACCAGAGCTATTCTGCAAAGTGGATCCTCTAATGCTCCTTGGGCAGTGACATCTCATTATGAAGCTAGGAACAGAACATTGACTTTAGCTAAATTTATTGGTTGCTCTAGAGAAAATGACACTGAGATAATCAAATGCCTTCGAAATAAAGATCCCCAGGAGATTCTTCGTCATGAAGTGTTTGTTGTCCCCTATGGTACACTCTTATCAGTAAATTTTGGtcccactgtggatggtgattttCTCACTGACATGCCAGACATACTACTCCAACTTGGACAGTTCAAAAAAACCCAGATCTTGGTGGGTGTTAATAAAGATGAAGGGACAGCATTTTTAGTATATGGTGCTCCTGGCTTCAGCAAAGATAACAATAGTATTATAACCagaaaagaatttcaagaaggtttaaaaatattttttccaggaGTGAGTGAGTTTGGAAAGGAATCGATCCTTTTCCACTACATGGACTGGTTAGATGATCAGAGAGCTGAAAAGTACCGTGAGGCCTTGGACGATGTTGTTGGGGATTATAATATCATATGTCCTGCTTTGGAGTTCACCAAAAAGTTCTCAGATATGGGAAACAATGCCTTTTTCTACTACTTCGAGCACCGATCCTCCAAACTCCCTTGGCCAGAATGGATGGGAGTGATGCATGGTTATGAGATCGAATTTGTTTTTGGTTTGCCACTGGAAAGAAGAGTTAATTACACAAAAGCTGAGGAAATTTTTAGTAGATCCATTATGAAACGTTGGGCAAATTTTGCAAAATATGG